A region of Salvia splendens isolate huo1 chromosome 17, SspV2, whole genome shotgun sequence DNA encodes the following proteins:
- the LOC121774125 gene encoding ceramide kinase-like, which produces MEVNIGDVYAVNFIGWGLVHESALASLEVSLLDHSSEVKHMYRFTIYVVHKSKTQSSVWMPLVYTFGHKDLEICMSWVNQINSHLHMEVKRPKNLLA; this is translated from the exons ATGGAGGTTAATATCGGCGATGTTTATGCTGTTAACTTCATTGGTTGGGGTTTGGTTCATGAATCTGCTCTTGCCAGCTTGGAAGTATCCCTTTTAGATCATTCTTCTGAGGTGAAACAT ATGTACAGGTTTACTATCTATGTTGTTCACAAATCAAAGACCCAATCATCTGTTTGGATGCCATTAGTTTACACTTTTGGTCATAAAGATTTGGAGATTTGTATGTCTTGGGTAAACCAGATTAATTCTCATCTGCACATGGAAGTTAAGCGACCTAAGAATCTTCTG GCTTAA